CGTCGATCACGATTACGATCTTCGGCAGCCGAGTGTGCGTAATTGCCGTTTCCGCGTCCTCGCCGTTCGCCGCCGATGGCGCACGCAACTGGATCAGTTCACCGGCTTCGCCGAGCGCGCGGTTGTAACCGTCGATATTGCGCACGCCGAGGTCGCGCATCATCCGGTAGCGCGCCTCCATCTCGCGCGTCGCCCACAACAACGCCGCCGCGGCCTTGTCGGGATCGACCACCACCGGGACCAGCAGATGCGGGATGGCGTCGTAGCTCGACAGCTCGAGCATCTTGGGATCGATCAGGATGAAGCGCACATCGTCCGCGGTTGCGCTGAAGAGGATGGACGCGATCATCGTGTGAATCGAGACCGACTTACCGGTGCCGGTGGCCCCGGCGATCAGCAGATGGGGCATCGCGGCGAGGTCGGCGGCGACCGGGCGGCCCGAGATATCCTTGCCAAGCGCGATGGTCAATTGGCTCTGCGCCGCGGAGAATTCATCAGCCTCGATAATCTCGCGCAGATAGACCATCTCGCGCTTGCGGTTCGGCACTTCGATACCGACGACGGCCTCGCCCGGCACCGGGGCTTGAATCCGTACCGTCGCCGCCCGCAGCGCCATCGAGAGGTCGTCCGCCAGATTGACGATCTGACTGACCTTGATGCCCGAGCCGGGCTCGAGTTTATACATCGTGACGACGGGTCCGGGCTGCACCTCGACCACCCGCCCCTCGACGCCGAAGTCGCCGAGCTTTTGTTCGAGCAGGCGCGCGCTGCGTTCGAGCGCGGCTTCGTCGATCTGCGTATGCTCGAGCGGCGGGGTATCGAGCAGCGCCAGCGGCGGGAGCTTGTAGGCGCCATTGGCGCGTGGCCGCGGCGGCGCGGCTGATTCCCGCGTCAGGCTGCGTGATTGATTCATCCCCCGCTCGGACCCAAGCCGCGGTTCCGGGCGATTTATCGCCAACGGCGGGCGACTCGTGATAATCGGCGTTGTAGCCGCATCTGTCGCGAACGAATCGAGCGCCGTCGGCGGCGCGCCGGATATGACCTTTGGTCGGATCGCGCCGCCGATCGTCGCAGCGAGGTCGGTCGGGGCGCGGCCGGCGAGGATCGCGATACCGCAGAGCAGCGCTACCATCACAACAATAAATCCGCCGCCCAGATTGACGTAGGCACGCAGGTTGTCCGCAATGACTGCGCCGATAACTCCGCCCGGGTCATTGCCGACGTCGCTCAGCGTGATCGCTACGCATAGCGCCACGATCACGAGTGCGCCACCTATTCCTTCGCGTGCAACGGCGGCGGGCAGAGAGTGCGCGGGATCGCGCCGTCCGGTCCAGAGCTCGCGTCCCAGCCAACCAATCAGGATCGCCACCATGTAAGACTGGAACCCAAACAGCCGGCTCATCCCGCCGGCCAGCTCTGCGCCGACCGGGCCGCCGAGGTTGATCGGCCAGCGCGCATCGAAACAACCCAGGCTCAGGATCGCGAAGGCGGCAATCGCCCACAGGGTTACCGCGCCCAATTCCGCGACAATCCGGCTCGCCGCAACGTTTTCGTCCGCGGCCACGACCAGCTCGATCGGCGGAGATTTCCCGGCCTGCGCGATAGCGGTCAGATCTCCATGACGTAGGGAACGATCAGCGGACGCTTACCCAAGGTTGAGCTGAAGTAGCGTTTGAGGACGCGGGCCATCTCCTCGCGCAAGCGCGCCTGATCGATCACGGCGGCGAAGTTCTGGCTTTGGCCGCGCGTCGCAGACTCCGCCGCCCCCTTGAGCCCTTTGCCGCTAGCGCCGTTAAGCCCCTGGAGCCGGCCCATCAGCTCGGCGCGGGCGCGCGCCAGATGAGGCGAGACGCCATCGCCCTCGACCACGCCGCGCGAGATCAGATCGGGTCCGGCGACAATCTTGCCCGTGCGCGCCGAAATTGCGACGATCGCCAGCACTGCGCCGTCATGGGCCAGCGTCCGCCGCTCACGGATCAGGCCGGCGCCGCCGAATTCCTCGCCCTCGACGACCTGGCGGCCCGAACGCACCGCACTGCCGCGCCGCGCTTCGCCGCCCGACAAAACCAGCGTG
The Candidatus Binataceae bacterium genome window above contains:
- a CDS encoding DNA translocase FtsK 4TM domain-containing protein, which codes for MAADENVAASRIVAELGAVTLWAIAAFAILSLGCFDARWPINLGGPVGAELAGGMSRLFGFQSYMVAILIGWLGRELWTGRRDPAHSLPAAVAREGIGGALVIVALCVAITLSDVGNDPGGVIGAVIADNLRAYVNLGGGFIVVMVALLCGIAILAGRAPTDLAATIGGAIRPKVISGAPPTALDSFATDAATTPIITSRPPLAINRPEPRLGSERGMNQSRSLTRESAAPPRPRANGAYKLPPLALLDTPPLEHTQIDEAALERSARLLEQKLGDFGVEGRVVEVQPGPVVTMYKLEPGSGIKVSQIVNLADDLSMALRAATVRIQAPVPGEAVVGIEVPNRKREMVYLREIIEADEFSAAQSQLTIALGKDISGRPVAADLAAMPHLLIAGATGTGKSVSIHTMIASILFSATADDVRFILIDPKMLELSSYDAIPHLLVPVVVDPDKAAAALLWATREMEARYRMMRDLGVRNIDGYNRALGEAGELIQLRAPSAANGEDAETAITHTRLPKIVIVIDELADLLLSEGKTVERDITRLAQKARAAGIHLILATQRPSVDVITGLIKANLPARISLQVTSRVDSRTILDAIGAERLLGAGDMLFMPPGTAKLRRLHGPFVSETEIRKVCDFIRAQGSPDYQMEILETATAAEGDGEGGGERDALYDDAVRIVTETGQASISMIQRRLRIGYNRAARMVEEMERDGLVLPADGARPRELRIRAS